GTCAGAATTTGACCTGCGGCGGCTTCTGCGCGTCATCGGCCGCGGTGAAGGTCGCCAACGGCTTTTTGCCGCGAAACACCGTCATCGCCCACAGCATGGTGGGGAAGGTTTCGAGCGTCAGATTATAATCGCGCACGGCGGCGATATAATCGCGCCGCGCCACCGCGATCCGGTTCTCGGTTCCTTCGAGCTGCGATTGCAGCGCCAGGAAATTCTGATTCGATTTCAGCTCGGGATAATTCTCGCTGACCGCGAGCAGGCGGCCCAAGGCGCCCGTCAGCTGGTTCTGGGCGGCCTGGAACTGCTTCAGCTTGTCCGGGTCGGTGAGTTGCGAGGCGTCGACATGGACCTGGGTCGCCTTGGCCCGCGCCTCGATGACGCTGGTCAGGACGTCCTTCTCCTGTTTGGCGTAGCCCTGAACGGTCGCGACCAGATTGGGGATCAGATCGGCGCGGCGCTGATAATTGTTCTGGACGTCGGCCCAACGCGCCTTGGCTGTTTCCTCGGCGGTTGGAATGGTGTTGTAGCCGCAGGCGGACAGGCTCAGGCCGACCAGGGCGACAGCCACAAGATTACGCAGGCGTGACGAAAAGGACATGGCGGCTCTTCCTCAAAATCCAGGCGCCGGGTGCGGAGCTTGTGCTGCGAAACAGCGTCAATTTAGGCAGGCTTTGGCGACCAAGCCAACGCAAAACGGTTCGATCAGGGAATCGAAAGCAGGATTTTTCCCTGGGCCTTGCGCTCCTTGAGTCGATTCAAGCCCTTCGCGATGTCATGGAGCGGCAGGACGTCGTCCACATGAGCGGAAATTGCGCTCCGAGCGGCCCAATCGAAAATCCGCGCCATGTTGCGCCGATGCGCCTCGGGCTCGCGCCTGACGAATTCGCCCCAGAAGACGCCGAGAATGGCGCAGCCTTTCAGCAGCGTAAGATTGAGCGGAATTTTGGGGATCTTGCCCGAGGCGAAGCCCACGACCAGAAATCGTCCCTTCCAGGCCATGGCGCGCAAGGCCGCCTCGCTGAAAGCGCCGCCGATGGCGTCGTAGATGCAGTCGACGCCCTTGCCGCCGGTCCGCCTTTTCAAACCTTCCTTGAGATCTTCGCTCGAATAGTTCAGGCCCTCATGGGCGCCGTGGCGTTGCGCGAAATCAAGCTTTTCCCGCGAGGAGGCGCAGGCGATGACCTGCGCGCCCATTGCGGCTCCGATCTCCACCGCCGCGAGGCCGACGCCGCCCGAGGCGCCCAGAACGGCAAGAGTTTCACCCTTCTGCAAATCAGCGCGCTGGACCAGTGCGTGCATGGTCGTTCCATAAGTTATGAAGAGCCCCGCCGCCCGGTCGTCGCTCAGGGCGTCTGGAACCGGGGTCAGGAGGGAGGCCGGCAGGACGACGCGCGACCGCGCCGCGCCATAGGAGCAATAGCCAGCGACGCGCTGGCCGGCCGCCAAGCCTTCGACCCCCTCGCCCAACGCCATGACTTTTCCGCAAAATTCACCGCCCGGCGAGAAGGGAAGGTCCGGTTTGACTTGATATTTGTTCTCTATGATCAGGGTGTCGAAAAAATTCAGCGCCACGCGCGATGGCTCAACGAGAACTTCGCCGGGACCTGGCGCCGGATCGGGCAATTCGCGGAGCACCAGATTTTCCGGCGGACCATAATGCTCACAAAGTGCTGCGATCATTGAAATTCTTCCCAAATCGAGGCAGTTTGTCCGGCGTCCGCCGATCACGAGAGTCGGATTTTCGCCTGTTTGTCCGCATAATGCCAGCGCCGCCGTTTTTCTGCAGCGCAGGGATGGCGCTATGATCCGCTCGACTGATTCGTCCCTCCACCTTCAGCCAATGGTCGCTTCATGATCGCCTCCGCTCATCAACGCGCGCGCATTTTGTTCGTCGGCGCCGCCATGGCCTTCGTTTTCGCGCTTGGCCCCGGTCACTCGGTCCAGGCCAGGGAGAAAACGAGCCACGCCAAGACTCAAAAGAAAGAAGACGGCAAAAAAGCCAAGGGCAAGGAAACGAGCGCCAAATCGGGCAAATCCGAACAAAGCAAGGCCGTACAACTGGGCACCTTCGGCGAATGGGGAGCCTATGCGACCCAGGGCAAATCCAAAACCTGTTACGCCCTCGCCCAGCCCAAGACCCGCGAGCCAGCGTCGGTTAAGCGCAATCCCGCCTATATCTTCATTTCGACCCGGCCGGCGGAAAATGTAAAAAGCGAGATCTCTTTCATCATGGGCTTCCCGATGAAGGACGGCGCCGAGGCGCGGGCGGAAGTCGGCTCATCGTCTTTCAGCCTGATCGCCAAGGGATCCGACGCCTGGGTCAAGAATCCGGCCGAGGAAGGCCGCCTGATCGAGGCGATGAAAAGACATTCCAGATTGACGGTGAAGGCGACCTCGACCAAGGGCAAGACGACGACAGACACTTATGTGTTGTCCGGACTCGGCCAGGCGCTCGACAAGGTCCGCAAGGAATGCCGATAGCCGCCGGGCGCCGGTCCTTGCCCCCAAGGTCGCAGGACCAAAGTGTGACGCGCAAGCGCTTGTGGGATTTCAAACCGTTGGTCCATAATGCGGCGTGATCGAACGGCGCACGCCGCGGCAAACCGGCGGCGGCCGTATTTTGTTTGGGAGGACGTCAATGTCGGAGAAAGTTTACGCCGTTCCGACGGATTGGGAGAGCCGAGCGTTTATCAACGACGCCAAGTACAAGGAGATGTATGCGCGCTCGGTTGCTGATCCCGAAGGCTTTTGGGCCGAACATGGCAAACGCATTGACTGGATCAAACCCTTTACCAAGGTGAAAAGCACCAGCTACGATCCGCACAATGTCTCGATCAAATGGTTCGAAGACGGCACGACCAACGTGTCGATGAACTGCATCGACCGCCACCTCGCCACCCGCGGCGACCAGGTCGCCATCATCTGGGAAGGCGACAATCCCGACGATTCCAAGAAAATCACCTATAAGCAGCTCCATGAAGAGGTCAGCCGCTTCGCCAATGTGCTGAAGGCCAAGGGCGTCGGCAAGGGCGACACGGTTTCGATCTATATGCCGATGATCCCCGAAGCGGCCTACGCCATGCTGGCCTGCGCCCGCGTCGGAGCGATCCATTCGATCGTTTTCGGCGGCTTCTCGCCCGATTCGCTCGCTGGCCGCATCGAGGGCTGCAAGTCCAAGGTCATCATCACGGCCGATGAGGGTTTGCGCGGCGGCCGCAAAGTGCCGCTGAAGGCCAACGCCGATCTTGCCATCGAAAAAACCGGAGACATCGTCAAGACCCAGATCGTCGTGCA
This genomic interval from Candidatus Rhodoblastus alkanivorans contains the following:
- a CDS encoding LemA family protein, with translation MSFSSRLRNLVAVALVGLSLSACGYNTIPTAEETAKARWADVQNNYQRRADLIPNLVATVQGYAKQEKDVLTSVIEARAKATQVHVDASQLTDPDKLKQFQAAQNQLTGALGRLLAVSENYPELKSNQNFLALQSQLEGTENRIAVARRDYIAAVRDYNLTLETFPTMLWAMTVFRGKKPLATFTAADDAQKPPQVKF
- a CDS encoding NADPH:quinone oxidoreductase family protein, translating into MIAALCEHYGPPENLVLRELPDPAPGPGEVLVEPSRVALNFFDTLIIENKYQVKPDLPFSPGGEFCGKVMALGEGVEGLAAGQRVAGYCSYGAARSRVVLPASLLTPVPDALSDDRAAGLFITYGTTMHALVQRADLQKGETLAVLGASGGVGLAAVEIGAAMGAQVIACASSREKLDFAQRHGAHEGLNYSSEDLKEGLKRRTGGKGVDCIYDAIGGAFSEAALRAMAWKGRFLVVGFASGKIPKIPLNLTLLKGCAILGVFWGEFVRREPEAHRRNMARIFDWAARSAISAHVDDVLPLHDIAKGLNRLKERKAQGKILLSIP